In Planctomycetia bacterium, the following proteins share a genomic window:
- a CDS encoding MBL fold metallo-hydrolase: MFHFDRGLKLTKADLAIDFKRRMPRAFVSHAHNDHMARHQYALCTPTTSKLYQHRLGPREVLELPFRTPVEWGGLKLTTFPAGHCLGSAMLLAEDGEQSLLYTGDFKLRESATSEKAELPHADILVLESTYGEPQYRFEPRADSVARLVDAVREACNRGETPIVEAYALGKAQEVTRLLTDAGIGVLQPKQVYEISQVYEACGMPLGNFSLFQNLPLEGHALVVPPGAHRGSGLQGVRRPCRITVTGWSLDLASQRRYGFHHAIPLSDHADFDELVEAVRLVDAREVYCTHGPESFVDRLRERGFNAFRLGKVPATTKLLF, translated from the coding sequence ATGTTTCATTTCGATCGCGGGCTCAAGCTGACGAAGGCCGATCTCGCGATCGATTTCAAACGCCGCATGCCGCGGGCCTTCGTTTCGCACGCCCACAACGACCACATGGCGCGGCATCAATACGCGCTCTGCACGCCGACCACATCGAAGCTCTATCAGCATCGGCTCGGCCCGCGCGAGGTGTTGGAGTTGCCGTTTCGCACGCCGGTCGAATGGGGCGGCCTGAAACTCACGACATTTCCCGCCGGCCATTGCCTGGGCTCGGCGATGCTCTTGGCCGAAGACGGCGAGCAGTCGCTCCTATACACCGGCGATTTCAAGCTCCGCGAATCGGCGACGAGCGAGAAGGCCGAGTTGCCGCACGCCGACATTTTGGTGTTGGAGAGCACCTACGGCGAACCGCAATATCGCTTTGAGCCGCGCGCCGATTCCGTCGCGCGTTTGGTCGACGCGGTGCGCGAGGCATGCAACCGAGGCGAGACGCCGATCGTCGAAGCCTATGCGCTCGGCAAGGCTCAAGAAGTGACGCGCTTGCTCACCGACGCGGGCATCGGCGTGCTCCAGCCGAAGCAAGTCTACGAGATCAGCCAGGTGTACGAAGCGTGCGGCATGCCGCTGGGGAATTTCTCGTTGTTTCAAAACTTGCCGCTCGAAGGGCATGCCTTGGTCGTGCCGCCGGGCGCGCATCGCGGTTCCGGCCTGCAAGGGGTTCGTCGGCCGTGCCGCATCACGGTCACCGGCTGGTCGCTCGATCTCGCTTCGCAGCGGCGCTACGGTTTCCATCACGCGATCCCACTTTCGGATCATGCCGATTTCGACGAGCTCGTCGAAGCGGTGCGCCTCGTCGATGCCCGCGAAGTTTATTGCACGCATGGCCCTGAGAGCTTCGTCGATCGGCTGCGCGAGCGGGGCTTCAATGCGTTTCGTCTCGGCAAAGTGCCGGCGACGACGAAGCTGCTGTTTTAA